The segment GTTGGTGAACGGCTCCGGGGAGGCGTTGACCGCGAGGCGCGTGCCGGCCTTCACCAGGTGGCTGGCCAGCGCGCTGCCGCCGCTGATCGTGCCGTAGACGGCCTCGCTGGCGCCCGCGTCGCCCGCCACGAGGACGCCGAGGGCCGCGCCCACGGTGGGGCGCAGCACGGTGGAGACGACGTCCCAGGTGGAGTCGAGGTACGGGATCTTGTCGACGACGAGCTCGATCGCGAAGAGCAGGCCTGCCGCCACGAGCACGTCGCGCCGGGCCAGCTGGTCGGGGATCTGCTCGAACCCGCCGAGCCGGTCGGCCAGCCCGAGCGTCAGGACGACGAGGTAGGCGTTCACCCCGCTCGCCCAGCCCGTCGAGAACGCGATGGCCACCAGGTTCATGGCGCCAGTGTGGCCGATGAGGGGCGTTCCCGGCGGACCGACGAGCGGCCCGGGACCGGGCTGGCATGGTGGAGGGGTGCCGAACCGACTCAGCGCAGCGACCAGCCCGTACCTGCTCCAGCACGCCGACAACCCCGTCGACTGGTGGGAGTGGGGCGACGAGGCGCTCGCGCTCGCGCAGTCGCTCGACCGGCCGATCCTGCTGAGCGTCGGGTACGCCGCGTGCCACTGGTGCCACGTGATGGCGCACGAGTCGTTCGAGGACCCCACCACCGCGCAGTTCATGAACGACCACTTCGTCAACGTCAAGGTCGACCGCGAGGAGCGGCCCGACGTCGACGCGGTCTACATGCGCGCCACGCAGGCGATGACCGGCCAGGGCGGATGGCCCATGACCGTCGTGCTCGCGCCGACGGGCGAGCCGTTCTTCGCCGGTACGTACTTCCCGCCCGAGCCGCGGCAGGGGCAGCCGGCGTTCACGCAGATCCTGCAGGCGCTCGCCGACGCCTGGCAGAACCGCCGTGACGAGGTGACGAAGGTCGGTGCCGACGTCCTCGAGCACCTGCGCGACGTGGTGGACGCGGGCGGCTCCGCGCTCGACGCCGAGGCGCTGGACGTGGCGCAGACGGTGCTGTCGGGCCAGCACGACGACGAGGCCGGCGGCTACGCCGGA is part of the Aeromicrobium sp. Leaf245 genome and harbors:
- a CDS encoding DUF4126 domain-containing protein codes for the protein MNLVAIAFSTGWASGVNAYLVVLTLGLADRLGGFEQIPDQLARRDVLVAAGLLFAIELVVDKIPYLDSTWDVVSTVLRPTVGAALGVLVAGDAGASEAVYGTISGGSALASHLVKAGTRLAVNASPEPFTNIGVSVGEDVTVLGVVALLLANPWLAFTLTAVLLVAGIAMLVLLARLVRRGRARWRRSRPGPGALPS